A stretch of the Parus major isolate Abel chromosome 15, Parus_major1.1, whole genome shotgun sequence genome encodes the following:
- the LOC107211478 gene encoding uncharacterized protein LOC107211478, producing the protein MAPVASEPPGHTVTAPAMSSGMGTGKVPAHPHSEDPIMNFTLRLLDEDSSATPEKLPVLSPSSVIHLEASVHFSPSISMKIHVDQCYRTTTEQPGHSRRVSMVVNSHGCLHGEKLGNVSVQHQRGESVLQLSILAPTLEGEAEEEQVYVHCLLMARGQGHATRTCFYSHTMASWRNAEDPVHSSPCHCCDSGCPAADTLRGDVPAFPGEGTLHRETVGPVLVKKEKVPWYKAVCQTMKRFLLAGLALVGSAVLLVTVLGLALTTRCLGRARQRQRPPRQRCPFQAELQSVVGALVLREMEKQGEMGPEPLSQQ; encoded by the exons ATGGCTCCAGTTGCCTCAGAGCCCCCTGGTCACACGGTGACAGCTCCAGCGATGTCCTCAGGAATGGGGACAGGGAAGGTTCCTGCTCATCCCCACTCTGAGGACCCCATCATGAACTTCACCTTGAGGCTCCTGGATG AGGACTCCAGTGCCACTCCAGAGAAGCTGCCAGTGCTCAGTCCCAGCTCTGTGATCCACCTGGAAGCCAGTGTCCACTTCAGTCCCAGCATCTCCATGAAGATCCACGTGGATCAGTGCTACAGGACCACCACGGAGCAGCCAGGACACTCCAGGAGGGTCTCCATGGTGGTGAACAGCCATGG ATGCCTGCATGGGGAGAAGCTGGGGAATGTGTCTGTCCAGCACCAGAGAGGGGAATCTGTCCTCCAGCTCTCCATCCTGGCCCCCACACTGGAGGGTGAGGCTGAGGAAGAGCAG GTCTACGTGCACTGCCTGCTGATGGCACGGGGACAAGGACATGCCACCAGGACCTGCTTCTACAGCCACACCATGGCCAG ctggcGTAACGCAGAGGACCCTGTCCACAGCAGCCCATGCCACTGCTGTGACAGcggctgtcctgctgctgacacCCTCCGTGGAGACGTGCCAG CATTCCCAGGAGAGGGGACACTCCACCGGGAGACAGTTGGACCAGTGCTGGTGAAGAAGGAGAAGGTGCCATGGTACAAAG CAGTGTGCCAGACGATGAAGAGGttcctgctggctgggctggccctggtgggcagtgctgtgctgctggtcaccgtgctggggctggctctgaCCACCCGGTGTCTGGGCAGAGCCCGGCAGAGACAGCGGCCACCGAGGCAGAGGTGTCCCTTCCAGGCTGAGCTTCAGAGTGTGGTGGGGGCCCTGGTCCTCAGGGAGATGGAGAAACAGGGTGAGATGGGACCAGAGCCTCTTTCTCAGCAATAA